Part of the Pseudomonas sp. ADAK13 genome is shown below.
ATCATCAATACGTCGGCCATACTGGAAAAACACAAACAACAACTTATTGTCAGCGTTGAAAATACACTGGATACTCTCCCCGGCCCGGTGGAGCGTAGAAACATGATCCGCCAACTGTATAGCCTGAAAGACCGCAGCACTATCAAGCTTGCCTATAACAATTACACATTACATACAAAAAACACCGACCTGCTGATCGACTTGAGTCTTTATGACTATATAAAAATGCCCTTTCCAGACTCGGCCCTCAGGCTCAGTCTGAACACGCGCTCAGGCCTGTTCGACCGGCTTTACGACCAGATGCTGGGGCTGATGAGCACCACCCGGGTCTCGTTCATCGCCGACAACGTCGAGTATGCCGACAGCGCACTTCTCGCCAGACGCTTGCCTTTTGACTATTTTCAGGGCCCCTACTTCTCCCCTGCGGATAGTTTATGAACCCCCGTACTTTCCTGGAATCGGTGAATGCCATGAGTTCTCTCAAGAAACACACATTTACATCCACGTACCCGTCAATTGCGCTGCATGATTTCACGCCCAATGTGGCATTTTTACATTACGACGTCGACAGCGGCCCGCTGGTAGAAACCGCTGAGAAAACAGCGGAGTCCTCGGCCAGTTCCTACGCCGTGACCAGTGAGCAGAATTTCAATCTATGGCTCAGCAATTATGTGGCCGCCAAAAGACTCTATGAGGCCAATAACCGACTAACCCGACAACTTTACGACGCTTCCAAAAACCCGAAAATTGCCGTACTCAAATCAGAACCCGGCGGCCCCGATCTTAATAACACCCCCGCGGAAGTTGTTAATTCAACCCCCGCCTTGCGCACCCCGGATGTGTGGTTATTGACCCAACAAGACCGGGCACTGGTCAAAGGCGGACTGCGTATTTCCTTGACGACTATTGAGTCGGCACTGATCAAGAAGATGTTGCACCATGAAGAACGTGTGGTGAGCAAAGAAGAACTTATCCGGAACATCGGGCGCGAACCCGACCTCTATCGCGGGCTCGAAATGTGCCTCAGCCGACTGCAGGACAAGTTCAAGCGCGTCAATGATGGCGAGCGCCTGTTCCGAGCGGTACGCAACCGCGGCTACTGCCTCACACAAAAAATAAAAAGCCCTTTGAGCAGTCGCAACAGCGTCGCCGAACAATAATTATTTCATAAAAATTACAATTCACCCTGCCTATTAAAATCCTTTTCTATCTGCCATTTTATAAC
Proteins encoded:
- a CDS encoding winged helix-turn-helix domain-containing protein, whose product is MSSLKKHTFTSTYPSIALHDFTPNVAFLHYDVDSGPLVETAEKTAESSASSYAVTSEQNFNLWLSNYVAAKRLYEANNRLTRQLYDASKNPKIAVLKSEPGGPDLNNTPAEVVNSTPALRTPDVWLLTQQDRALVKGGLRISLTTIESALIKKMLHHEERVVSKEELIRNIGREPDLYRGLEMCLSRLQDKFKRVNDGERLFRAVRNRGYCLTQKIKSPLSSRNSVAEQ